One stretch of Toxoplasma gondii ME49 chromosome XI, whole genome shotgun sequence DNA includes these proteins:
- a CDS encoding hypothetical protein (encoded by transcript TGME49_310730), with protein METEKPPLPFSLARQRDQHAPALCNETAAAAAAVDAAASQCALCSKRGGTVREEEAGKASAGLLVKMLRQAAGKSSCVCEHLCSSYEDVERASASAAELVTGAHGAGVLSDAENDERTNSAGPWAPWKQQKLLQDAIRRQIDDLRAYAKALVQLSSSLTDAAAGAADLSSLRKKERNSQLFSLAAVVTAASASFCPEGGPEAEQHSRKSFVQLLERVADAPGDSAQDVASCRARSEAAALSLEDSFQSLRDGLENIQTHAERRASFVIRWAQLFVDSVAEVTKTLEEAAPLVARGAAWEKDLDAQLEKIEEEKRALELQLKQAGRYADQVESRLNEKRHQFLMAIEDWTTERLDQLTKEERTQRLNLRIDALERQVRGLAAFSPLFIVERTSKYVTLQYKPLGSQTDYEISIEGLELSLEAQQPHAYKISSFFSVRVTPQLAWLETRLDTAIREYLSAACKVARSECFLGTKARQAAGEGLSSSDLQCDRRSARDPSSSRTVYDFSPYNVQQQELLHFAATLGISGKQKKRTREEAEGSQSRFSARGTSSEKRENCVQEERRTAVKIFSEHIAAILLKTLTTAFAANRGENRPRKYPPYNFVRNACTEGGEVGSRPELVTSS; from the exons atggagacagagaagcctcctcttcctttctctttagcgagacagagagatcaGCATGCACCCGCGCTCTGTAACGAAACGGCTGCCGCGGCTGCAGCTGTAGATGCGGCTGCATCCCAGTGTGCACTGTGTTCAAAGAGGGGAGGAACCGTCcgcgaggaggaggcagGAAAGGCCTCTGCGGGTCTGCTGGTGAAGATGCTTCGACAAGCAGCAGGCAAGAGCAGCTGCGTGTGCGAGCATCTGTGCTCGAGCTACGAAGACGTGGAGAGGGCGAGCGCCTCAGCCGCGGAGCTCGTCACAGGGGCGCACGGTGCCGGTGTTCTCTCAGACGCCGAGAACGACGAGAGAACGAACTCCGCAGGACCATGGGCGCCGTGGAAGCAACAGAAACTTCTCCAAGATGCCATTCGGAGACAAATTGACGACCTTAG GGCGTACGCGAAGGCCCTGGTGCAGTTGTCTTCGAGTTTgacagacgcagcagccGGCGCTGCAgatctttcctcgcttcgcaagaaagaacgaaactCCCAACTTTTCTCTTTGGCTGCTGTAGTTACAGcggcctctgcttccttctgcccCGAAGGCGGCCCTGAG GCAGAGCAGCATTCGCGCAAGAGCTTTGTTCAACTACTAGAGAGAGTCGCAGACGCTCCAG GCGACTCTGCACAAGACGTCGCGTCTTGCAGAGCACGAAGCGAAGCagctgctctttctctcgaggaCAGTTTCCAGTCGTTGCGGGATGGTTTGGAGAACAtccagacgcatgcagagaggcgcgccAGCTTCGTCATTCGGTG GGCACAGTTGTTCGTCGACAGCGTTGCTGAAGTGACGAAAACCTTGGAAGAAGCTGCTCCTCTCGTAGCTCGCGGAGCTGCTTGGGAGAAAGACCTCGATGCTCAGCTGGAGAAAatagaggaagagaaacgcgcgctCGAGCTTCAGCTCAAACAGGCGGGACGATATGCAGACCAA GTGGAGAGTCGCTTAAATGAGAAGAGACATCAGTTTCTGATGGCTATTGAAGACTGGACGACAGAACGTCTTGACCAGCTGACCAAGGAAGAACGCACGCAGCGCCTGAATCTGCG GATCGACGCTCTCGAGAGACAGGTGCGAGGTCTCGCTGCGTTTTCCCCGCTCTTCATCGTAGAACGTACCTCTAAATATGTCACGCTTCAGTACAAA CCCCTCGGGAGTCAAACGGACTACGAGATTTCTATCGAAGGCCTCGAGCTTTCTctggaggcgcagcagccgcACGCGTACAAGatttcgtccttcttcagcGTACGAGTGACCCCTCAACTCGCTTGGCTGGAGACGCGTCTGGACACAGCGATTCGCGAGTACCTTTCAGCTGCTTGCAAAGTAGCTCGGAGCGAGTGTTTTCTGGGGACGAAGGCGCGCCAAGCGGCAGGCGAAGGCCTCTCCTCATCGGACCTGCAGTGCGACAGAAGATCCGCGAGAGACCCCAGCTCTTCCCGGACCGTGTACGACTTCTCGCCGTACAATGTGCAGCAGCAGGAGCTGCTGCATTTCGCCGCGACACTCGGAATCTCTGGGAAGCAAAAGAAGCGGACGcgggaggaggcggagggaaGCCAAAGTCGGTTTTCAGCTCGAGGAACGtccagcgagaaaagagagaactgcgtccaggaagagagaaggacagccGTAAAGATCTTCTCCGAACACATTGCTGCCATCTTACTGAAA ACCTTGACTACAGCCTTCGCCGCAAATCGTGGAGAAAACAGGCCGAGGAAATATCCACCGTACAACTTTGTccggaacgcatgcacagaaggCGGCGAGGTGGGGAGTCGTCCGGAACTTGTTACGAGTTCGTGA
- a CDS encoding hypothetical protein (encoded by transcript TGME49_310740~Predicted trans-membrane domain (TMHMM2.0):95-118:137-160:166-189:203-226:232-255:274-297:417-440), with protein MTKLPAPSAVAPEEANAGRGAASVTHFQDEERTALLGGSGRSRDKPSDKGALDSCQVATRGDQKIDRMRTQHREYLKKLHRLERLYTRLRTVRCLLSVAWAFTLSALLVSALVLFLLVLWDRAAFYQLVLPACSLVKAFGGAVLATALLGTFTSVALFLVFKVGTILFFVPLYLQSILLAALLAAVCAHPLNLVNSLLGCSTDVQLPLNTAVSCLFLACALLLNGILADTPHFFVWILLPLLLVTQVFVLMFRSPRPHGGRASHCFLSVLESSPSWIAFLVLLGLHASRAAVYYTALHQKRISFFRPPDTQIIQCPPPSLLPSNSLDSSETHFAVETHPPEVTNEVPGKRTGPPVPRSSPNLSGPATATAAARSAGLTAPSNEKAHSEPRTCRENEGTSDQQTLHLFGKYNAFAQQNLWRHGVTACGCALIVAGIISLSVHFARHTPSTSVPPNRSSLQDVTHPSETGDIESFLETLQTHAALSSVEERTAQPCARKKQAMTPSDQDLETLRLTSSFAEHHRRRSSHVTADAQANVLNARGLSQSLSAKISDVVPTQFTPKLRWHQMPRRNRERRDSAAKNDPPEGYLHEAPVTAFAFLARSPYPSVNEKFPLYPGNDSREVTTKGIERFATYGISFLGSGSTSPHDFGKPGRDSTLLLCGLIFLGSGAALASVQLVWLLACWIDNLLFATMAPINRNLPCVLKTPDMPLPPGKPKLGPAGPLISKLLQTDTEARELRKSEETLSVDPGLETDSEVQASSADADSWLESSESTDDFGITEWEQEMDKEHVQKLGLGEGDKGTGLEG; from the exons ATGACTAAGCTACCGGCGCCGAGTGCAGTTGCGCCCGAAGAAGCGAATGCCGGTCGCGGAGCTGCTTCAGTGACACATTTTCAAGATGAAGAACGAACAGCTCTCTTGGGAGGATCTGGGCGATCCAGAGACAAGCCGAGCGACAAAGGCGCCCTGGACAGTTGCCAAGTAGCGACAAGAGGCGACCAGAAAATTGACCGGATGCGAACGCAGCATCGGGAGTATCTGAAGAAACTGCATCGGTTAGAGAGGCTGTACACCAGACTGCGAACTGTACGGTGTCTACTCTCTGTTGCGTGGGCTTTCACTCTTTCAGCTCTCCTCGTTAGtgccctcgttctctttcttttaGTCTTATGGGATCGAGCGGCGTTCTACCAACTCGTGCTGCCAGCGTGCTCGCTGGTGAAGGCTTTCGGAGGCGCTGTTTTGGCGACTGCCCTTCTAGGAACTTTCACGAGCGTTGCACTGTTCCTCGTTTTCAAGGTTGGAACtattcttttcttcgttccgcTCTACTTACAGTCCATTCTCCTCGCTGCGCTGCTCGCGGCGGTTTGTGCACATCCGCTAAATCTCGTTAACAGTCTCTTGGGGTGTTCTACCGATGTTCAACTCCCTCTGAACACTGCAGTCTCTTGCCTTTTTCTAGCGTGTGCTCTCTTGCTCAATGGCATCTTAGCAGATACGCCTCACTTCTTTGTCTGgattcttctgcctctgttgcTGGTCACGCAAGTTTTCGTCCTCATGTTCCGGTCCCCTCGTCCTCACGGAGGCAGAGCGTCCCactgctttctctccgttcttgaGAGCTCACCTTCTTGGATCGCCTTCTTGGTCCTGCTggggctgcatgcaagccgCGCCGCCGTCTACTACACCGCTTTGCATCAGAAGAGAATTTCGTTTTTCCGGCCGCCGGACACACAGATCATTCAGTGCCCCCCTCCCTCACTCTTGCCGTCGAATTCGCTGGACAGTTCCGAGACACATTTTGCGGTGGAAACGCATCCGCCAGAAGTTACCAATGAAGTTCCAGGCAAACGAACTGGTCCTCCAGTTCCCCGCAGCTCTCCAAATTTGTCTGGCCCCGCGACTGCCACCGCGGCTGCCCGTTCCGCTGGACTAACTGCTCCGTCAAACGAGAAAGCGCACTCTGAACCGCGAACTTGCCGCGAGAACGAGGGAACTTCTGATCAGCAGACCCTTCACCTTTTTGGAAAATACAATGCATTTGCTCAGCAAAACTTGTGGCGGCATGGAGTCACAGCATGCGGGTGTGCGTTGATTGTTGCGGGCATCATTTCACTGTCTGTACACTTCGCTCGCCACACTCCTTCCACTTCTGTTCCTCCGAACCGCAGCTCACTCCAAGATGTGACTCATCCCAGTGAGACAGGGGACATCGAATCTTTTCTTGAGACGCTCCAGACGCACGCAGCGCTGTCTTCAgtcgaagagagaactgcgCAGCCCTGCGCTAGAAAAAAGCAGGCAATGACACCAAGTGACCAGGATTTGGAAACTCTGCGATTAACGAGTAGTTTTGCGGAACACCACCGGCGCCGCTCGTCCCACGTGACAGCAGATGCTCAAGCGAATGTTTTGAATGCTCGTGGCCTGTCCCAAAGTCTCTCAGCAAAGATCAGTGATGTGGTTCCAACTCAGTTCACACCTAAGTTACGTTGGCACCAGATGCCCAGAAGGAATCGAGAACGACGCGATTCGGCCGCGAAGAACGATCCACCTGAAGGGTATCTCCATGAGGCGCCTGTAAccgctttcgccttcctggCACGGTCGCCTTACCCGTCAGTAAACGAGAAGTTTCCGCTTTACCCAGGAAACGATAGCCGAGAGGTGACAACAAAGGGGATCGAGAGGTTCGCGACGTACGGTATCTCATTTCTAGGGTCCGGGTCAACCTCACCACACGATTTCGGGAAACCTGGCCGGGACTCCAccttgcttctctgcggTTTAATTTTTCTCGGAAGTGGCGCCGCGCTTGCGAGCGTCCAACTCGTCTGGCTTCTCGCCTGCTGGATCGACA atCTCCTGTTTGCAACCATGGCGCCGATAAATCGCAATCTCCCCTGTGTGCTCAAGACGCCAGACATGCCGCTGCCTCCAGGTAAACCGAAACTGGGACCCGCCGGGCCACTGATTTCGAAGCTGTTGCAAACTGACACGGAAGCGCGTGAACTACgcaagagcgaggaaacCCTGAGTGTGGATCCGGGACTCGAAACGGACTCAGAGGTTCAGGCATCCTCCGCCGATGCGGACTCCTGGCTGGAGAGCTCCGAATCTACCGACGACTTTGGCATTACCGAATGGGAGCAAGAAATGGACAAGGAACACGTTCAAAAACTAGGTctcggagaaggcgacaaagGCACTGGCCTGGAAGGATAA